The genomic window ATATCTGAGTTTGTGTGAGTTTATAAAACTGTGTCATTTTCAGAATATACCGTATATTTCTTTTTAGAAAGTTTAATCTGTATAAggacatatgcacatgcacataatcACTCGCATATGTCATGGATTGCATCCGNNNNNNNNNNNNNNNNNNNNNNNNNNNNNNNNNNNNNNNNNNNNNNNNNNNNNNNNNNNNNNNNNNNNNNNNNNNNNNNNNNNNNNNNNNNNNNNNNNNNNCAANNNNNNNNNNNNNNNNNNNNNNNNNNNNNNNNNNNNNNNNNNNNNNNNNNNNNNNNNNNNNNNNNNNNNNNNNNNNNNNNNNNNNNNNNNNNNNNNNNNNNNNNNNNNNNNNNNNNNNNNNNNNNNNNNNNNNNNNNNNNNNNNNNNNNNNNNNNNNNNNNNNNNNNNNNNNNNNNNNNNNNNNNNNNNNNNNNNNNNNNNNNNNNNNNNNNNNNNNNNNNNNNNNNNNNNNNNNNNNNNNNNNNNNNNNNNNNNNNNNNNNNNNNNNNNNNNNNNNNNNNNNNNNNNNNNNNNNNNNNNNNNNNNNNNNNNNNNNNNNNNNNNNNNNNNNNNNNNNNNNNNNNNNNNNNNNNNNNNNNNNNNNNNNNNNNNNNNNNNNNNNNNNNNNNNNNNNNNNNNNNNNNNNNNNNNNNNNNNNNNNNNNNNNNNNNNNNNNNNNNNNNNNNNNNNNNNNNNNNNNNNNNNNNNNNNNNNNNNNNNNNNNNNNNNNNNNNNNNNNNNNNNNNNNNNNNNNNNNNNNNNNNNNNNNNNNNNNNNNNNNNNNNNNNNNNNNNNNNNNNNNNNNNNNNNNNNNNNNNNNNNNNNNNNNNNNNNNNNNNNNNNNNNNNNNNNNNNNNNNNNNNNNNNNNNNNNNNNNNNNNNNNNNNNNNNNNNNNNNNNNNNNNNNNNNNNNNNNNNNNNNNNNNNNNNNNNNNNNNNNNNNNNNNNNNNNNNNNNNNNNNNNNNNNNNNNNNNNNNNNNNNNNNNNNNNNNNNNNNNNNNNNNNNNNNNNNNNNNNNNNNNNNNNNNNNNNNNNNNNNNNNNNNNNNNNNNNNNNNNNNNNNNNNNNNNNNNNNNNNNNNNNNNNNNNNNNNNNNNNNNNNNNNNNNNNNNNNNNNNNNNNNNNNNNNNNNNNNNNNNNNNNNNNNNNNNNNNNNNNNNNNNNNNNNNNNNNNNNNNNNNNNNNNNNNNNNNNNNNNNNNNNNNNNNNNNNNNNNNNNNNNNNNNNNNNNNNNNNNNNNNNNNNNNNNNNNNNNNNNNNNNNNNNNNNNNNNNNNNNNNNNNNNNNNNNNNNNNNNNNNNNNNNNNNNNNNNNNNNNNNNNNNNNNNNNNNNNNNNNNNNNNNNNNNNNNNNNNNNNNNNNNNNNNNNNNNNNNNNNNNNNNNNNNNNNNNNNNNNNNNNNNNNNNNNNNNNNNNNNNNNNNNNNNNNNNNNNNNNNNNNNNNNNNNNNNNNNNNNNNNNNNNNNNNNNNNNNNNNNNNNNNNNNNNNNNNNNNNNNNNNNNNNNNNNNNNNNNNNNNNNNNNNNNNNNNNNNNNNNNNNNNNNNNNNNNNNNNNNNNNNNNNNNNNNNNNNNNNNNNNNNNNNNNNNNNNNNNNNNNNNNNNNNNNNNNNNNNNNNNNNNNNNNNNNNNNNNNNNNNNNNNNNNNNNNNNNNNNNNNNNNNNNNNNNNNNNNNNNNNNNNNNNNNNNNNNNNNNNNNNNNNNNNNNNNNNNNNNNNNNNNNNNNNNNNNNNNNNNNNNNNNNNNNNNNNNNNNNNNNNNNNNNNNNNNNNNNNNNNNNNNNNNNNNNNNNNNNNNNNNNNNNNNNNNNNNNNNNNNNNNNNNNNNNNNNNNNNNNNNNNNNNNNNNNNNNNNNNNNNNNNNNNNNNNNNNNNNNNNNNNNNNNNNNNNNNNNNNNNNNNNNNNNNNNNNNNNNNNNNNNNNNNNNNNNNNNNNNNNNNNNNNNNNNNNNNNNNNNNNNNNNNNNNNNNNNNNNNNNNNNattttccttctttcatcctcGGCAAACAGAAGAAAGCAGTCGCTGATCGACCAATAACACATTCTAACCAAACACATTATATCACTTTTATCTACTTCTCCACCTTTTCCATCTGTTCTCATTTAATCAATAATGcatttttcctccacctccccccccccaccccgcactcgcacacacaaccAGTCGCCACGCCGCCCATGCCGGCTCCCTGGACGAGCGCGTGCGGGCGTACGGGCGGGCGCAGCTGAGGAACCAGGTCCTCCGGGAGGGCGTGGCCAAGTGGACCTTCCCCGCCCGCATGCGCTCCCCGCCCTCCGCTGCCCGCCCCCAGGGGCTCCTCCGCGTGGCGCCCCCCGCAGTGGAACATTCAGGTNNNNNNNNNNNNNNNNNNNNNNNNNNNNNNNNNNNNNNNNNNNNNNNNNNNNNNNNNNNNNNNNNNNNNNNNNNNNNNNNNNNNNNNNNNNNNNNNNNNNNNNNNNNNNNNNNNNNNNNNNNNNNNNNNNNNNNNNNNNNNNNNNNNNNNNNNNNNNNNNNNNNNNNNNNNNNNNNNNNNNNNNNNNNNNNNNNNNNNNNNNNNNNNNNNNNNNNNNNNNNNNNNNNNNNNNNNNNNNNNNNNNNNNNNNNNNNNNNNNNNNNNNNNNNNNNNNNNNNNNNNNNNNNNNNNNNNNNNNNNNNNNNNNNNNNNNNNNNNNNNNNNNNNNNNNNNNNNNNNNNNNNNNNNNNNNNNNtaattaaaaaaaacaaaaaacattcaccTCGACCTTATCACTAAATATCAATGTTCTTACTTCACTTGCTACAACTGCCTCTCTTACAATGGATGCCACCTCAGTGTCACCTTTTATTGAccttatccctttcctcctccgtcttcctctcatCCCCGGCTCTAGTCTGTGCCAGAGGACATGGAGGGCGTGGTTCCCGAAGAGCTCCGGCAGCGAATAGAGCGTATCCTCGCCTTTCCTGtggagggcggggcgggggggcagGGCGAACACCTCCCCGAGACTCCGCCCACTCCCAACACCCGCATTGAAGCCACCAGGTAACGAAAGCAAAATGGGCGTAGAGATGAGACGATGGGATAAAAAGGATGATGTGGGTCGAATGTTGACTTATAATTTACAGTCCTTGTGATAaaaaccttcctttttttcaagattcaTTTCCAGATTATTGTGTTTTCTTCGTCCACCCTTCACAGAGCGCCGGCAGGAGGACTCCTTCAGGACTATTTGGACCAACTGGATCCTGACGAAGAAGAGGAACTCATGTTTCAGGGGTGAGCTCTCGTGTGGACGTTTCTCggagtgtgggagtgtgtgtgagaggCACTATAGCCCGTCTAAGAAGCATAATGAttacttttgtatgtatttattatcatttatgaagaaaaacagaaacaaaataatgGAATGTGGCTAAAAAGTAAAGGGACAGAGCATGGACAGAATATGTATGTCTGTCGTTTTATCTTTGCGCAAAAAGNNNNNNNNNNNNNNNNNNNNNNNNNNNNNNNNNNNNNNaagaaaaaggaaaatctcaACCTAGAACCTTTTACATGTGGTTGAGAAGGTTCTTGGGTTACTTGAAAATTGTGCTTCTTTTCCGTTGATTTTAGAAACCTTGTTTGCGTGCACTAAGTACTGCAATAATAAAGTTTGAAGGAACCATAAGAGAACTCCTTATTTTAATTCCCattctttgtattttctgttgATTCTCTTTCGGTGTATTATCTATTgattcccatttttctttctcttttcttctttaatttcaaTATTTCTAGCACGTCTTTTAATTCCCATTCTTTGCATTTCCCATCGACTCCCATTTTCTCATCGATTTCAAATAACTTGGCACATCCATTTTCTTACGTCTGAAAGCGAAGAAAACGAAGCCGACGACGATCTCTTGTACGACCCTGAGAAGGAGACCTACACGACCCCTTACTTGCTCTTCCTGCAGCACGCCAAGTCGAGAAGGAGGGACTTCGCGACGCAGTCTGCGGACCTCACGGACGACTTGGCTCAGGTAGGTGGTCAACGGTGGGCGTCGCGGGAAGCGGATTTGCGGATTTGGACAGCGCTTACACACAGNNNNNNNNNNNNNNNNNNNNNNNNNNNNNNNNNNNNNNNNNNNNNNNNNNNNNNNNNNNNNNNNNNNNNNNNNNNNNNNNNNNNNNNTTTNNNNNNNNNNNNNNNNNNNNNNNNNNNNNNNNNNNNNNNNNNNNNNNNNNNNNNNNNNNNNNNNNNNNNNNNNNNNNAATATACCTTTAAAGGCCCATCTAAATGCGTACGAACCAGCACTTTGCGCTGGAGAACCACTCCTCCGCAGAATCGCGAGGCACAGCTCGTCCGGGACGACGATGGCAGGGGTCGCGACGGAGCACGAGAGATCGTACCGGAACACGAACGATGTCGAGCGTCGTCGGCTGCCCTGGACGACCACTTCCGCTGACGCCGAGAAGGGGACCCCTCCAGCCAGGATGACAGGAAACCACTGACACGAGGCGGAGGCGATCTTGGTGTGCGCTGAAGGTGCAAGGGACAAGCGGCCAAAGTCCCGTCCAGTGAAGGCgacggaagagaaaaggaagaaggaccCGGCGTCGGGGGGCAGCGCNNNNNNNNNNNNNNNNNNNNNNNNNNNNNNNNNNNNNNNAAGAGAGAATCGTGCCGCAGGGTGAAGAAGGGTCGAAGGAAGCGGTAAggcgaaagagagcaagaaaaagatttcgacgaaggaaaaagagagcaaagaagaaaagaagaaaggcgcCAACAGGGAACGAGGAGAACGAGAAAGGACGAAGAGACGCAGAGCAACGACACAGCAGAAGAAACCTTTTTAATGAAGAACGAGGGAAACTGAGGAAGCCGTGCCCTCGCTCTCTCAGGGACTTCGCCAAGACTGGTGTTCGCAAGAGTCAGCCGGGGTTCAAGCATCGACACGGCTTCGAGGAACTGCCGAAGGATCAAGGATTCGGACGAGGCGAGAAATTAGGAAGGACGCACGCGAGGGGGAAAAGCAAATGGCGccgagggacagggagagagagggagaaagaaatgtgCTGAAGAGAGTGCAGGCAAGAAGAGATCGAAAAAAGtaccttttctgtcttcttttataTGATTTTCTAAGAGGAAATCTTCAGGGCGCAGTGGCTTAACANNNNNNNNNNNNNNNNNNNNNNNNNNNNNNNNNNNNNNNNNNNNNNNNNNNNNNNNNNNNNNNNNNNNNNNNNNNNNNNNNNNNNNNNNNNNNNNNNNNNNNNNNNNNNNNNNNNNNNNNNNNNNNNNNNNNNNNNNNNNNNNNNNNNNNNNNNNNNNNNNNNNNNNNNNNNNNNNNNNNNNNNNNNNNNNNNNNNNNNNNNNNNNNNNNNNNNNNNNNNNNNNNNNNNNNNNNNNNNNNNNNNNNNNNNNNNNNNNNNNNNNNNNNNNNNNNNNNNNNNNNNNNNNNNNNNNNNNNNNNNNNNNNNNNNNNNNNNNNNNNNNNNNNNNNNNNNNNNNNNNNNNNNNNNNNNNNNNNNNNNNNNNNNNNNNNNNNNNNNNNNNNNNNNNNNNNNNNNNNNNNNNNNNNNNNNNNNNNNNNNNNNNNNNNNNNNNNNNNNNNNNNNNNNNNNNNNNNNNNNNNNNNNNNNNNNNNNNNNNNNNNNNNNNNNNNNNNNNNNNNNNNNNNNNNNNNNNNNNNNNNNNNNNNNNNNNNNNNNNNNNNNNNNNNNNNNNNNNNNNNNNNNNNNNNNNNNGGAGAAgtctaataatataaattttgtccTTTCTGTGatctaaacatatacatatgatatcttatattatattatacagctTATTTCAAATGTTGTTGCCTGTTGTTTATCACAGCCGTGCTCAATGAAACAGCCTGTGAAActtgttgatgataatatgaaatctttacttatatatttacacaaataaatgtaattaaattTACTTGTGCTGTCCCGAATATCAACGAATTTACCATGCCGTATTTATTTTGTGTGCAGTTGTATGAAGCcattactaaaataaatatatattatacactattttTTCAGTTTCAAAATCGCGCAGTGCTAGCCAGACTTTTGATTGGGACACGTGCGCAAAATCTACACAAGTctccgttgttgttttttcgaaaATATTATTGCTCACGATTGCGAACGCACATATACAATaagtacgtgcacacacacatacatgcgtgtgttctTTTCAGCAGTTCACCCTGACCCCCCAAGCTGGCTAGACCTGTGTAATTTCCCTCTGTGCTCGTAGTCCCTGATATTCTTGACTGTGTGCATTTTTCATGATATTATTGAAATTGAACATAAACAAGCTTATCGCGGAGCTTTCTATACATTCAACTATCTGTTTTTCTTATGTAGAAAACACCATATGTGTNNNNNNNNNNNNNNNNNNNNNNNNCAGAATCCGGCGTCNNNNNNNNNNNNNNNNNNNNNNNNNNNNNNNNNNNNNNNNNNNNNNNNNNNNNNNNNNNNNNNNNNNNNNNNNNNNNNNNNNNNNNNNNNNNNNNNNNNNNNNNNNNNNNNNNNNNNNNNNNNNNNNNNNNNNNNNNNNNNNNNNNNNNNNNNNNNNNNNNNNNNNNNNNNNNNNNNNNNNNNNNNNNNNNNNNNNNNNNNNNNNNNNNNNNNNNNNNNNNNNNNNNNNNNNNNNNNNNNNNNNNNNNNNNNNNNNNNNNNNNNNNNNNNNNNNNNNNNNNNNNNNNNNNNNNNNNNNNNNNNNNNNNNNNNNNNNNNNNNNNNNNNNNNNNNNNNNNNNNNNNNNNNNNNNNNNNNNNNNNNNNNNNNNNNNNNNNNNNNNNNNNNNNNNNNNNNNNNNNNNNNNNNNNNNNNNNNNNNNNNNNNNNNNNNNNNNNNNNNNNNNNNNNNNNNNNNNNNNNNNNNNNNNNNNNNNNNNNNNNNNNNTGATGTCAGTGACCAACGGATATCTCTAGGATTCTGNNNNNNNNNNNNNNNNNACTGCTTTAGTTAATGGTTGTCTTGAatagattagataagataatCATGTCAGGTTTCTTTTTGCtttgataaatatattcattGGGGTTCATTGTAGGTTGACTGTTGATTAGATtcatatgttgttttttatatatttttattgggtgaaatataccataatatatattattagttattcatATTACTTAAGTGCTTACGTTCTTcctcttatatcattatctgtcATATGATCTTCCACACTTANNNNNNNNNNNNNNNNNNNNNNNNNNNNNNNNNNNNNNNNNNNNNNNNNNNNNNNNNNNNNNNNNNNNNNNNNNNNNNNNNNNNtctttttttcttttggtcgaAAGTTTTCCCTGCTGTTTATTACAACAATGTGCATTTGCAGCGCAGTTCACTGGCGTCCTTGCGCGAAAGGGGAACGTCTGTTGGTCGTCAAGAAGTACAGACCTTGAGCGCTTCTGCAAATATGGGCGAagtataaataaagtaaaataaaatgtaaatatcgtTAAAATGTAAGTAAAGTTTCAGACTGTAAGTAAAGACGAAATATAAACGAATTCAAAATGTAGATAATGTCAGAAACAGTAAATAAAggcataatgtaaataattaaaaaatataaatgaagtcAAATTCCTAATAAAGGAAAATGTAACTGAAATCAATATGAAGTGAAGTAAATTTTTTCACGTaaagtgaaaattttaaattaatatgaaaataaagttaCAACGCAAATAGAATAAAGGTAACATATGAATAAAACCAAATTCAAAAATCAAATGGTAGAGAATTTTTCAAAGTAAACTCTCATTTTGTATACAGagctaaaatataaataaagttagaGGCAAGCCAACTCAGTGTAAAANNNNNNNNNNNNNNNNNNNNNNNNNNNNNNNNNNNNNNNNNNNNNNNNNNNNNNNNNNNNNNNNNNNNNNNNNNNNNNNNNNNNNNNNNNNNNNNNNNNNNNNNNNNNNNNNNNNNNNNNNNNNNNNNNNNNNNNNNNNNNNNNNNNNNNNNNNNNNNNNNNNNNNNNNNNNNNNNNNNNNNNGCCTCTTCCCCTCACAGTTGAACCCTCATCCCCTCACCCAGCCCAACCCTCATACTCCCCCACCCGCATCTCCTCACTCAATGCCATCCCTCACACCCACTCACTCTATCCCACTCCCACCCTTAACCCACTCACCCTACCCCAACCGGCAACAGATTCATCAGTTATAGAAAGAGAAGGTCCTATGATGCCACCAGATCCACCAATTATTGAAAGTGGAGGACCTATGatgccacccacccacaccccactcactcacaccccaCTCACCCTACTCACCctatccccactccctcctcccccgccccacccacgctcaccccctcctcccgccccacattccctaccccaacccacccaacccaacccacaccGCACTCCCCCTTacgccctccctccgcccccgaCTCACCCCGGCACCAGGTGGAAGCCCATGTCGACGCAGTCCTCGCCGCAGTCAGGACACGCCCCCTGTTCGTACGCCTCCCAGCTCTCGCAAGGGCGTGCGCTGAAGGCCTCCTCGGGCTGTAGGGCGAAGATGCTCTCCACCCAGTAGTCGTGGGCGCGGCCGTGACTGCATCCTCCTGCGAACCATTGGTGTAAGATTAGGGGATCTGGTTCTGCTTAATTCGGTGTTCTTCCGTAAAATGTTGTTTAATTTGGGAGATATTGGGAGGTAATACAAGCCTTTGATGAAATATTCTTATCCTTCTACTGagctttatctcacttttttccgGCCCCATCCTATCCACTCAGCTTTATCTCGCCTTCTCACATTTCACATCGTTTCTACTCAGCTTTATCTCACCTTCACCCATTCTCCTCCATTCTATTCAGTTTTTTATCACGttctcctatccccctttttctACTTAGTAGGTTTATCttaccttctcttatttcttatctccccttctctctgttcaGCTATATCTCACCCACTTAAATCCCCCTCCTTTCTATTCAACTTTATCTCgttttctcccaccccctccatttTATTCAGCTTTTTTCGTCTCAATCCTTTCTACTCagttttatctctccttctcctatcccttcctctctactcAACTTTATCCcaccttctcccatccccctcctctctacttAGCTTCTCCTCGTCTCACTCCTTTCtactcctatctctccttctcctatcccccgCCTCTCTACTCTGCTCTTTCTCGTCTCACTCCTTTCTACTCAGCTGTACCTCACCTTCTCCCAGCCACCTTTACGCCGCCGTAGGTTACCTGTAAGGAGATCCGTCCAGTCCTCCCCGAGCAGCACGCAGCCGGGCTGGTGGTCGCCGCCGTTCGGGTAGAAGTCCACGTCGCCGGTCGGGAGTTTTAGGCCTACGCAGCTCTGNNNNNNNNNNNNNNNNNNNNNNNNNNNNNNNNNNNNNNNNNTTGGTGTCGGGTAGTGAACTGGGGATGATGGGTGATAAAGATGCAATTGAGAGAAGTTGGGAAAAATAGGATGgtgaagagagaacgagaagatagAGTTATCTAAGAGTAAGAGCGAGGGAAACTGGAATGATGAAAAAGATTGTGGTGAAGGAGAAgatatgtaagtaaaaaaaaaatgaagcgagaaataaatgcatatacaagGCAACAAGAAGCTATTACCAAAAATGTGACCTAAAACGGAAAGGCCNNNNNNNNNNNNNNNNNNNNNNNNNNNNNNNNNNNNNNNNNNNNNNNNNNNNNNNNNNNNNNNNNNNNNNNNNNNNNTCAGTTGTCATATTTNNNNNNNNNNNNNNNNNNNNNNNNNNNNNNNNNNNNNNNctcgtaaaaaaagaagagaagattgaCAAAAAATAAAGTCAGTAGCCGTATTTTCCGTCCATGTCGTTGATAACAGAGACACGTTGCGCTCCTTGTTGCTCCTCACCTCGAGCACCGATCCCGCGTTGGTGTGAATGACGTCAACGAAGATGGCGTCGGAGGGATCCAGGCGGTTCTCCTCAGGCTGGTTGTAGAACTCCGGGCCCGCGGGATCCAGGCCTGTTGGGGAGACCCTTTGAAGGAGGTTTCGGGGGATTTCAAAGATGGTCTGAACCCATGGCACCTATGATATCATTTCTAACCGGNNNNNNNNNNNNNNNNNNNNNNNNNNNNNNNNNNNNNNNNNNNNNNNNNNNNNNNNNNNNNNNNNNNNNNNNNNNNNNNNNNNNNNNNNNNNNNNNNNNNNNNNNNNNNNNNNNNNNNNNNNNNNNNNNNNNNNNNNNNNNNNNNNNNNNNNNNNNNNNNNNNNNNGCAGTGATAATTCTGTTGTATCTGttgctttttgatttttgttattcttttaactGTCCTCGGCCTAAAATGTTCCTTAAcatccatttctctccctttctctccagaTATAACTCTgttcctccttatctttctcttttctcttccattggctctcccttcctccctttctccctttctcccatccgcctcctctccccttctcattcccaGCCTTCCTCCATTCCACCCATCCTTCctacccattccctcctcccttcacccatcccttcccaccccccttcttctcttcccccttatcccttcttcctttctcctcctccatcccccttctccctcccacccctccccctcccttccacatacccacccccttcccccagctctcctcccccctcctccctcccacccctccactccccctcccttccacatacccactcccttccccccccccccagctcaccTGTGATCCTCGGCAGCCTGGCAGACGCGAGGTGGCGCCCGACGCTTCCGGAAACGTGGGCGCCGAGGGAGTGGCCGACGAGGTGGACGGTCGAGACGTCGAGGCTGGCTTCCGCGTGGAGCCAGTCGAGCATGGACGCCGTGAAGCTGCCGACCTGTTCGGAGTCGGGGTCGGGATGTTTAGGGATGTGGACGCTTTTTTAAGGGGGAATGGCNNNNNNNNNNNNNNNNNNNNNNNNNNNNNNNNNNNNNNAAGATGAGGCGGTGTTAAGCATCGTTGTTTCAGTGTCTGTCGATGNNNNNNNNNNNNNNNNNNNNNNNNNNNNNNNNNNNNNNNNNNNNNNNNNNNNNNNNNNNNNNNNNNNNNNNNNNNNNNNNNNNNNNNNNNNNNNNNNNNNNNNNNNNNNNNNNNNNNNNNNNNNNNNNNNNNNNNNNNNNNNNNNNNNNNNNANNNNNNNNNNNNNNNNNNNNNNNNNNNNNNNNNNNNNNNNNNNNNNNNNNNNNNNNNNNNNNNNTGCAAAAGTTACCTCATCGACATTTGCAATCGCAATGTTGTACCAGGGGGCTTCCGCCAGTTTACTCCAGTCCACTGTGATGACGTTGTACGGAGCCAGTTCCAGCAGTGCTACGTGTAAAGGGGAGAATCGTTGTTGAAAATAACCTATGACACAGACTTTTTAGCATCAACAATACCCCGAACTCTATTTGTTCCCTTCGAGTACTgttagcatcatcaccatcatcattgttactattattcagAAGACGAAAAAGTTCCATCATTAGtttcatcatcagtattttcCCTAAAACCGTTAATCGTCACCGCCTATGTTCACACTCACTAATTTTCCCcctaattttgggggaaataactCACCTGTCTTTCCCTGCGTAAGCCACCCACTCTCTCCATTCGAAGAGAAGCCGTGGACGAGGACGTAGGTTGGCAGAGAGACATCGAGAGGAGAAGCAGCCACGTTGGCTGAGTCGCCCTTGACGAGCGTGTAGTAGTTCGAGTCCTCTGGGTTGCTCCTGGGAAGGGTTGTGTCACTGTTTCGTCTTGCTAGNNNNNNNNNNNNNNNNNNNNNNNNNNNNNNNNNNNNNNNNNNNNNNNNNNNNNNNNNNNNNNNNNNNNNNNNNNNNNNNNNNNNNNNNNNNNNNNNNNNNNNNNNNNNNNNNNNNNNNNNNNNNNNNNNNNNNNNNNNNNNNNNNNNNNNNNNNNNNNNNNNNNNNNNNNNNNNNNNNNNNNNNNNNNNNNNNNNNNNNNNNNNNNNNNNNNNNNNNNNNNNNNNNNNNNNNNNNNNNNNNNNGNNNNNNNNNNNNNNNNNNNNNNNNNNNNNNNNNNNNNNNNNNNNNNNNNNNNNNNNNNNNNNNNNNNNNNNNNNNNNNNNNNNNNNNNNNNNNNNNNNNNNNNNNNNGTANNNNNNNNNNNNNNNNNNNNNNNNNNNNNAGTCCATAGATACTTGGTGGTCTTTATATTCATTGcgttattgatatcgttatcaatatcatctcaTGAAAATTTCATccatattgttactattgttttcatCACCTCGAATNNNNNNNNNNNNNNNNNNNNNNNNNNNNNNNNNNNNNNNNNNNNNNNNNNNNNNNNNNNNNNNNNNNNNNNNNNNNNNNNNNNNNNNNNNNNNNNNNNNNNNNNNNNNNNNNNNNNNNNNNNNNNNNNNNNNNNNNNNNNNNNNNNNNNNNNNNNNNNNNNNNNNNNNNNNNNNNNNNNNNNNNNNNNNNNNNNNNNNCTGGtccagaggaagaaggaaacatCGTCAGCAGTGACTCTGGGCGTGGGCGGAGGAGCGGCCAAGGAAGCCACGCCCGCGACCGCCAGCGCTGAAGGAGGCGAGAAGCccttggtttgtgtgtttgttgcggAAGTGAAAGAATGACAGGATGTGTTGGGGAGAGTGGAAAGGGTTACttgagttttgttttttattttttttt from Penaeus monodon isolate SGIC_2016 chromosome 23, NSTDA_Pmon_1, whole genome shotgun sequence includes these protein-coding regions:
- the LOC119588158 gene encoding inactive pancreatic lipase-related protein 1-like produces the protein MYDHYTMCQGPVVYLSQLLKTRIKNRGAKAIYHTRHPGEILHTARVTSSGCGSQKRICKGPGGSLSVRSAKGKRASTNPRRNSDTTLPRSNPEDSNYYTLVKGDSANVAASPLDVSLPTYVLVHGFSSNGESGWLTQGKTALLELAPYNVITVDWSKLAEAPWYNIAIANVDEVGSFTASMLDWLHAEASLDVSTVHLVGHSLGAHVSGSVGRHLASARLPRITGLDPAGPEFYNQPEENRLDPSDAIFVDVIHTNAGSVLESCVGLKLPTGDVDFYPNGGDHQPGCVLLGEDWTDLLTGGCSHGRAHDYWVESIFALQPEEAFSARPCESWEAYEQGACPDCGEDCVDMGFHLVPGSAQVKNIRDYEHRGKLHRSSQLGGSG